Proteins encoded in a region of the Gemmatimonadaceae bacterium genome:
- a CDS encoding GspH/FimT family pseudopilin has product MRRAHTLPELALTLALLAIIAATAVPRVFDLAARWRVRAAVGDVVNALVLAREAALARGTVASFVINAARGEVVVTCAGDTIVHRAVGAVHGVTFAASGDSVRYAPDGLATGVSNTTVLVALGAHVDSVVVSRLGRIRWTE; this is encoded by the coding sequence ATGCGCCGCGCCCACACCCTCCCGGAACTCGCCCTCACGCTGGCCTTGCTCGCGATCATCGCGGCGACCGCCGTCCCCCGGGTCTTCGACCTTGCTGCCCGCTGGCGGGTGCGGGCCGCCGTCGGCGACGTCGTGAACGCGCTCGTGCTGGCGCGTGAGGCGGCGCTCGCCCGTGGCACCGTGGCATCGTTCGTGATCAACGCGGCGCGCGGCGAAGTCGTCGTCACCTGTGCCGGCGACACCATCGTGCACCGGGCCGTGGGCGCGGTGCACGGCGTCACGTTCGCCGCGAGCGGCGACTCCGTCCGCTACGCCCCCGACGGTCTCGCCACCGGGGTCTCCAACACCACCGTGCTCGTGGCGCTCGGAGCGCACGTCGATTCGGTGGTCGTGTCGAGGCTGGGGCGGATCAGGTGGACGGAGTAG
- a CDS encoding SelT/SelW/SelH family (seleno)protein: MHVNIEFCVVUNYEPRAVSLAAAIREQFPDADVSLQPSSGGRFEVSVDGTAVFEKSVLGRHAQPGEVLGLLRAHSVTT, translated from the coding sequence ATGCACGTCAACATCGAGTTCTGCGTCGTTTGAAACTACGAACCCCGGGCCGTCAGTCTGGCGGCCGCGATTCGCGAACAGTTTCCGGACGCCGACGTCTCGCTGCAGCCCAGCAGCGGCGGACGGTTCGAGGTATCCGTCGACGGCACGGCCGTGTTTGAGAAGTCTGTCCTTGGCCGGCATGCGCAGCCGGGCGAGGTGCTGGGCCTTCTTCGCGCTCACTCAGTGACCACATGA
- a CDS encoding ATP-dependent 6-phosphofructokinase has product MRIAISTGGGDAPGLNAVIRAAVMSALDRGWHVLGIKRGYMGLLGEDEVIPLTADTVRGIAHLGGTILRTTNHGNPFSYPVRQPDGTYLEVDRSDELIDNARNLGIEAFITIGGDGSLAIAQKLFEKGVRIVGVPKTIDNDVSGTITTFGFDTAVTTAMEAIDKLHTTASSHDRVLVLEVMGRDCGFIALHSGVSGQAHVILIPEIAWDLDKVCAHIMTRDAQGKKFAIVVVAEGVQFEGEQGSLGESLPGQAKRVGGVAERIANAIQARTGKECRSLVLGHLQRGGMPTGYDRLLATRFGGAATEAVANGKWGHMVALQTPHIVPIPIVDAITSHKRVDPTHDVVRTARRIGISFGD; this is encoded by the coding sequence ATGAGAATCGCCATTTCCACCGGCGGCGGCGACGCCCCCGGCCTGAATGCGGTGATCCGCGCCGCCGTCATGTCCGCCCTCGATCGCGGCTGGCACGTGCTTGGCATCAAGCGCGGCTACATGGGACTGCTCGGCGAGGATGAGGTGATTCCGCTCACCGCCGACACCGTGCGCGGCATCGCCCACCTCGGCGGCACGATCCTGCGGACCACGAATCACGGCAATCCGTTCAGTTATCCCGTGCGCCAGCCCGACGGCACGTACCTCGAGGTGGACCGCTCCGACGAACTGATCGACAACGCGCGCAATCTCGGCATCGAGGCGTTCATCACCATCGGCGGGGACGGTTCGCTGGCCATCGCCCAGAAGCTGTTCGAGAAGGGCGTGCGCATTGTCGGCGTGCCGAAGACCATCGACAACGACGTGAGCGGGACCATCACGACCTTCGGCTTCGACACGGCCGTGACGACCGCGATGGAAGCCATCGACAAGCTGCATACCACGGCGTCCAGCCACGATCGCGTGCTCGTGCTCGAGGTGATGGGGCGCGACTGCGGCTTCATTGCGCTGCATTCGGGCGTCTCCGGCCAGGCGCACGTGATCCTCATTCCCGAGATTGCGTGGGATCTCGACAAGGTCTGTGCGCACATCATGACGCGGGACGCGCAGGGCAAGAAGTTCGCGATCGTCGTCGTCGCGGAAGGCGTGCAATTCGAGGGCGAGCAGGGGAGCCTCGGCGAGTCGCTCCCGGGACAGGCCAAGCGGGTGGGAGGCGTGGCGGAACGGATCGCCAATGCGATCCAGGCCCGCACCGGCAAGGAGTGCCGTTCGCTGGTGCTCGGACACCTGCAACGGGGCGGCATGCCTACCGGATACGACCGCCTGCTGGCGACCCGTTTTGGCGGGGCGGCCACCGAGGCCGTGGCGAACGGCAAGTGGGGGCACATGGTGGCATTGCAGACGCCGCACATCGTGCCGATCCCCATTGTCGACGCCATCACGTCGCACAAGCGCGTGGATCCCACGCACGACGTGGTGCGCACGGCGCGGCGGATCGGGATTTCGTTCGGGGATTAG
- a CDS encoding DEAD/DEAH box helicase, protein MTTDKPKKKTPARPAGVRATGRVAAGVRAAVKPKQPAKQPVKQPAKQLAKQPPAVEHLTLAQAEAAAIADEGGSFADLGLHATVLRAIVDAGYTHPTPIQRQAIPLAIKGRDLMGLAQTGTGKTAGFSIPIIERLLDGPHRTRALILTPTRELCQQVEESFRKYGKYAGLEVVSVYGGVGYEIQVTALRGGVDVVVATPGRLIDHLEKQNVSFDDLEVLVLDEADRMLDMGFAPQIQRIVATIHPYRQTLLFSATMPPEVEALARKYLRKPVVVQVGRRSSAATTVQHYVYPVPKQRKAELLAELLKQSEMDSVLVFTRTKQGADRVVRHLEGAGIEADALHADKSQSQRESALLRFKEGKTRVLVATDIAQRGLDISGISHVINYDVPQQAEDYVHRIGRTGRAAQTGDAYTFMCADEIAMVKTIERTINQEIPRRSVPGYDFGT, encoded by the coding sequence GTGACCACAGACAAGCCGAAGAAGAAGACGCCTGCGCGCCCGGCCGGCGTGCGCGCGACGGGGCGAGTTGCGGCCGGTGTTCGCGCCGCCGTGAAGCCGAAGCAGCCCGCGAAGCAGCCGGTGAAGCAGCCCGCGAAGCAGCTGGCGAAGCAGCCGCCGGCCGTCGAGCATCTCACGCTCGCCCAGGCCGAAGCGGCGGCGATCGCCGATGAGGGCGGCAGCTTCGCCGATCTCGGGCTGCACGCAACGGTCCTGCGCGCGATCGTCGACGCGGGGTACACGCACCCCACGCCGATCCAGCGGCAGGCCATCCCGCTGGCGATCAAGGGACGCGACCTGATGGGACTCGCGCAGACCGGCACCGGGAAGACCGCCGGCTTCTCGATCCCGATCATCGAGCGCCTGCTCGACGGTCCGCACCGGACGCGCGCGCTCATCCTGACGCCGACGCGCGAGCTGTGCCAGCAGGTGGAAGAGTCGTTCCGCAAGTACGGCAAGTATGCGGGGCTCGAGGTCGTGTCGGTGTATGGCGGCGTCGGGTACGAAATCCAGGTCACGGCGCTGCGCGGCGGAGTGGATGTGGTCGTGGCGACGCCCGGGCGGCTCATCGACCACCTGGAGAAGCAGAACGTCAGCTTCGACGACCTCGAGGTGCTGGTGCTCGACGAGGCCGACCGCATGCTCGACATGGGGTTTGCGCCGCAGATCCAGCGCATCGTCGCGACCATTCATCCGTACCGGCAGACGCTGCTCTTCAGCGCGACGATGCCGCCCGAGGTGGAGGCCCTGGCGCGCAAGTATCTGCGCAAGCCGGTGGTCGTGCAGGTCGGGCGCCGCTCGAGCGCGGCGACGACGGTGCAGCACTACGTCTACCCCGTGCCGAAGCAGCGCAAGGCGGAGCTGCTGGCGGAACTGCTCAAGCAGTCCGAGATGGATTCCGTCCTCGTGTTCACGCGCACCAAGCAGGGCGCCGACCGCGTCGTGCGGCACCTGGAAGGAGCGGGGATCGAGGCCGACGCGCTGCACGCCGACAAGTCGCAGTCGCAGCGCGAGTCGGCTCTGCTGCGCTTCAAGGAAGGGAAGACGCGCGTGCTGGTGGCCACCGACATCGCGCAGCGCGGCCTCGACATCTCGGGCATCTCGCACGTGATCAACTACGACGTGCCGCAACAGGCCGAAGACTACGTGCACCGCATCGGGCGCACCGGGCGCGCGGCGCAGACCGGTGATGCGTACACGTTCATGTGCGCCGACGAGATTGCGATGGTGAAGACCATCGAGCGCACGATCAACCAGGAAATCCCGCGGCGGTCGGTGCCGGGGTACGATTTCGGAACCTAA